In the Manis javanica isolate MJ-LG chromosome 12, MJ_LKY, whole genome shotgun sequence genome, one interval contains:
- the USP40 gene encoding ubiquitin carboxyl-terminal hydrolase 40 isoform X5, giving the protein MCYMPCSVAMALPSFSEPSIPSPGFLRAWTVEGQRPSRLLRTDLQQLREYKLGRRTEICLEPLQREEHLGPQDVLLRTQMRLPGKRAYGPSLDFVWDATRGWTASSLRQRVAEFYSLPVERIEIAKYFPEKFEWLPISRWNQQLTKRKKKKKQDNLQGAPYYLKDGDTIGIKNLLVEEDDDFSTARDDIGKEKQKQLALSKKKSREALSVQSSDVLPGADTPPRPRGPEASLSIHVGSFR; this is encoded by the exons ATGTGTTATATGCCATGTTCAGTG GCCATGGCCTTGCCCTCCTTCTCGGAGCCCAGCATCCCATCCCCAGGCTTCCTCAGAGCGTGGACAGTGGAAGGTCAGCGCCCCAGCAGGCTTTTACGGACTGACCTGCAGCAGCTCAG GGAATATAAACTGGGAAGGAGAACTGAGATCTGCTTAGAGCCCCTTCAGAGAGAAGAACACTTGGG GCCCCAGGATGTGCTGCTGAGGACACAGATGCGCCTCCCTGGCAAGAGGGCATACGGCCCGTCCCTCGACTTCGTGTGGGACGCCACCCGGGGCTGGACTGCCAGCTCCCTGAGGCAGCGTGTGGCCGAGTTCTATTCTCTTCCCGTGGAGAGGATTGAAATCGCCAAATATTTCCCTGAGAAGTTTGAGTGGCTTCCAATATCTCGCTGG AACCAGCAACTtaccaagaggaaaaaaaagaaaaagcaagataatTTGCAGGGGGCACCTTACTACTTGAAGGATGGAGATACTATTGGTATTAAG aATCTCCTGGTTGAAGAGGATGATGATTTCAGTACAGCCAGAGACGACATtgggaaagaaaagcagaaacagcTCGCTCTGAGCAAAAAGAAAAG CCGAGAAGCCCTTAGTGTGCAGAGCAGCGACGTCCTCCCGGGTGCAGACACACCTCCCCGGCCTCGCGGGCCAGAGGCCTCTCTTTCCATCCACGTCGGAAGTTTCAGATAG